Proteins from a single region of Harpia harpyja isolate bHarHar1 chromosome 14, bHarHar1 primary haplotype, whole genome shotgun sequence:
- the SAXO2 gene encoding stabilizer of axonemal microtubules 2, with protein sequence MKPPRCLCEICTCGRHRCPHKPTRIYDNGQQPCLTTEYVEKYPKYSNISAPRSLKPKQEYQVHRGRMEGITTFKSDYLPYDIVKRPFQVQEEHKPKTGERELGTTYQKDYNAHKIQPVTLVRPLERKHTTGGKLDTIPTYQDDYRSWEVQRREPSKVEHIYHPPTEKFGNSTTFQDDFVPRELNPRQSFKPPCVAKLSDVPFDSTTSHRTSYIVHQLEPKFIRSKEQYKPSDQPFEDLTTHRNDFKGLPGQLAKSCKPENAKVGSNAYFNGVTEFQDRFQPWLVSLPEVRKRKEYVPPPGNMDFNCTSHLDYIKHDISPAVSIRPVSNRRRTNAPFQGNTTTKDDFKAWGSCRQEITKKQQEIPRPTGKFYDLTTFKSHYIPHQIIPAQSFKPVHAVVPNSAPFQDETMYRTEYTPKKQEICPANYPSPPGYVYVNTDSHGHKFFRQLTPEFSESNSNPIPKEVAVVS encoded by the exons GCGCCATCGCTGCCCTCATAAACCCACAAGGATTTATGATAATGGACAACAGCCATGCCTCACAACAGAGTATGTGGAAAAATACCCCAAGTACAGCAACATCTCTGCTCCTCGGAGCCTTAAGCCGAAACAAGAGTACCAAGTGCATCGTGGGAGAATGGAAGGAATTACAACATTTAA ATCTGATTATTTACCATATGATATTGTGAAGCGACCTTTTCAGGTACAAGAAGAACATAAACCAAAGACGGGAGAGAGAGAACTGGGAACCACATACCAGAAAGATTATAATGCTCATAAAATACAACCAGTGACATTAGTAAGACCTCTAGAGAGAAAACACACTACAGGAGGAAAATTGGATACCATACCAACCTATCAAG ATGACTATAGGTCATGGGAAGTTCAAAGAAGGGAACCTAGTAAGGTGGAGCATATATACCACCCACCTACAGAGAAGTTTGGAAATTCTACTACGTTTCAAGATGACTTTGTTCCTAGGGAACTGAATCCCAGGCAAAGTTTTAAACCTCCTTGTGTAGCCAAGCTTTCAGATGTGCCTTTTGATAGTACTACTAGCCATCGCACTTCTTATATTGTTCATCAACTGGAACCAAAATTCATAAGATCAAAAGAACAGTACAAGCCAAGCGACCAACCCTTTGAAGATCTCACAACCCACCGGAATGATTTTAAAGGGCTACCTGGGCAACTTGCAAAAAGCTGCAAGCCTGAAAATGCAAAAGTCGGATCCAATGCTTATTTTAATGGAGTCACTGAATTCCAGGATCGTTTTCAGCCATGGTTGGTCTCCTTGCCTGAGGTGCGCAAAAGAAAAGAGTACGTTCCACCCCCAGGCAACATGGATTTTAACTGCACAAGCCATCTTGATTACATTAAGCATGACATTTCTCCTGCTGTCTCCATAAGACCAGTTTCTAATAGGAGAAGAACCAATGCCCCTTTTCAAGGGAATACTACTACAAAAGACGACTTTAAAGCCTGGGGCAGCTGTCGGCAAGAGATTACTAAGAAACAACAGGAAATTCCAAGACCCACAGGAAAATTTTATGATTTAACTACATTCAAATCTCATTACATACCACATCAGATCATTCCAGCTCAAAGTTTCAAGCCTGTACATGCTGTAGTTCCTAATTCAGCTCCTTTTCAAGATGAAACTATGTATCGCACAGAATATACTCCAAAGAAACAAGAGATCTGCCCAGCAAATTATCCATCTCCTCCAGGTTATGTCTATGTAAACACAGATTCTCATGGTCACAAATTCTTCCGCCAGCTTACTCCAGAATTTTCTGAGTCAAATAGTAATCCTATTCCAAAGGAAGTAGCTGTTGTGTCATAA